A region of the Apium graveolens cultivar Ventura chromosome 6, ASM990537v1, whole genome shotgun sequence genome:
AAGCTAGATTTAGAAACTAATCTTAGTGTATTTAACACATATCGTTGTGATTGGTTGTAAATGAACATAGTAGTTCTTGGAGAGGATAAAGTGTTAAAAAATTTACTACATATTAGCGTTTCTCCTACTTGAGGAATTAAAATTGGAGTATCTGGTGAATGTTTGATTATATCGCGGGGTTTGGATGGTGTTACTATGAAGACATTTCAATGTGATGTGACATTATTCTCTTTCGTGAAAAGAATAAATTCTTTAGAACTATACGAATTTCTGATTTCTTAAACTCGAATTTCATCAGCCTAATCTATAGCATAATACTCGGCCACAGGCGAATCCAGAAATCTTGGATGCTTTAGTGCTCCTGATTAGAGGGATTGTGATGATTGTCCTTTCAGATATATGCGCGCTTATCTAGTTTTTCGGGTCTCCTTCCTAGAGGATAATAGATTAGTGGCTACTCACAGATCATTATGCAGATTGCAGGCTTTTTATTTACCAGATTGTTCAGTTCTTTATAACCTAATTAAAAACCTCTAGGAACAGCAGTGGGTAGGCTTTATCAGGCCAGGTGAATTTTTTCTAATGTGGGTGTGATGTAGGACATATTCTATAAAAGATGTTTTATGTAACTAAACCAATAAAAAGTGTAGGACATATTCTATAAAGATGTTTCAATAATCAAGTCCCTCAATATATGTGGTGGTTAAATTACTTTTAgggaaaataaaacaaaataatccCGTGACAATTGGGCTTATATGTAAATAAATTATATGATTATATATAGTCAACCATGAACTAAGTTACCGGGACTCTTCAATTTTGCCCTTATACCCGTGTCCTTCGGACATGACATGGGTGTGGGTATGGGATCTGAGTCGGATCCTTCGGATGGAAACCGGACATTTTGACCTTAAGAAATCTAGTCCAATATGATTTACAAGGCCTCACAACAACTTAATCCTCTTAATTATAGGGAGGGATGTTTATGGATTAGTATTTTCATGTTATCCTTTTGTTTTGTGTTATGACATAAACAATTATGTATATGTTTATTTTATGTGGTAGTAAACATGAATTTACAAATGTTATGTATAATAAAAAGTAGACATACTTTCGCCTATGTTAATGTTATATTTCGAATCCGTACACCTGTGTCCAATTTTGGATCCATATCCATgaattctaatttttttaaaattaagagTCTGACACTTGGATCCGCTCCCGTATCCGACACCCGCACCTGAGTCCGGGTAACTTAGACCATGAATATTAAACTCAAAGCCAGACTCTTCAAAAATTCATTACGCTCGAGCTCGGCTTAAAAACtcgattttattttattttattgttaATTCTCGAAAGCTCAACTAGTAGTATAAATACTTACAAAATctcatatatgatattttaccTTGAGCTAATATATATTTACATAAAGTTTTAAAGTTTGGTAGTCAGGGTTGGTCTTATTGGGCTGAGTTACGATAATAATTTAGATTATTTGGTCTTTTGGAtcaaattagaataatatgaatGTGTAAATTTTAATATAAGATCTTAGACCGTAATAATATGAATTTGTTATTTTTATGGACTGAATTAATAAAATGAAAACATAAACTTTAATAataggtattgaaatataaaaATATTCTCTGCATGTCGATTtgtatttaaaatatatttcaatCATATTAAAGTTTTAATTATCTTAATTCGTATTTGAAATTATTTATGATATTCTACATATGCtcatatttttgtgttttttttatcttaatttttatttataGTTACATGTGATAATATATGTATGTTATCTCTTATTTAATAGTTACTCAATTATAATGTTCCATTTGTGCTATTTAATTTGAGATTTTGTTGCAATCATGTTACACTTTGATGTTTTAGAAGTACTAGTAATactaaatatatgttatttttatgTATGATTTACTTATATATAAGATTATATGTTTATATTGAATCCAATATAGAATTTGCCTGGTAATATACATGTGTGTCTATTAATTCATATttagattttatttatttacgtACGTGCACTCCGCTAGTATGTATTATATATaaacaataaaaataaataaaaacttgAGTAGTTTTTTTGGAGCTCAGCTAGATGAAGTACTCAAACGGTACCCCAACAACTTGAGCTTGGCTCACTTATTGTCGATTAATATTTTACTAGCATAGCTTGAATAGCTTATGAATAGCTGAATCACTGACACACCCCTACCTGAAAATTAGGAAAAATGTAGAGAGAGTTGCAACATGCTTTCCCTTAATTTCAGATGGCTAAACGGATAGATATTCCGGAGTTTTTTCCTCAATATATTTATTCTTGTTAAGTACGATAGAACTAACTAACCTTGTAGCTGTTTGTCTCCGGGGTCTGGTGTTATTAAGGAGTAGCGAATGATATTTGatgagattgagggcgtcactTTGTACGGAATTCAGCCAACAACCTTgatcatgtatatatatacattatgCCATCTGAATGAGAACTAACAAATGATGTTAATATAGGAAGATATTATCCGAAGGTGTCGCAGTGCGCAGAAACCAGTGATAGTAGCAACAAATATGCTAGAAAGCATGATTGATCACCCGACGCCAACAAGGGCAGAAGTATCTGATATTGCAATTGCAGTAAAAGAAGGTGCAGATGCCGTCATGCTTTCAGGAGAAACTGCTCACGGAAAGTAAGTTATCCTGCTTTATTTTGTGCCATTAAGTATATTTTTTTCCTAAGGTCAATGGAATGAATTAATGAAAATATGCTTGTACCGGGACCTTTTTAGCGAATATCTTTTGAATATCTCCGAGGCATCTTGTTAAATTTGATAAACTGTCTTGCTTATTGGAAGTAATTGCTCCAAGAGCAATTTTGTCAAGTCCACAGTTGATTTATCTTGATATCGACTTTAGGTTTCCACTGAAAGCTGTTAAAGTAATGCATACCGTGGCATTGAGAACTGAGTCAAGTCTACCTGTAAGGGATAATCCTGCTGGGCAGTTCAATGTGTACAAGGTTCACAAttctgaatttttattataaTGTTGGTGCAATCTATGGTGAACTGAAGAAAGCTAAAATGTGTCAATTTCATTTACTTGGAAACAATACGGATTACTTTTGTATAGTCTAGTCATATTATTTGTATACCCGTGCTTAATTAATATTTTCTTGCCAGAGCCATATGGGTGAAATGTTTGCATTCCATGCTACCACCATGGCAAATACTCTGGCGACTCCAATGATTGTCTTCACAAGAACAGGCTCCATGGCCATACACTTGAGCCATTATCGTCCATCCTCAATAATCTTTGCATTTACCAATGAGTAAGTACAGAATATTGTAAGACAAGAAAAATGCTTTTAGTTTAAAGTAAGCATTTAATTTACGACTTCACGATACACGATAGTCATGTACTCTACAAATACAAACTGATGTGTTGCTTAACCTTCTTAGTTTAGTGTGACATGCTGGACTTCCTTAAGAGTTATAGTAAAACCTATCAAGTATTTTTTTGGAAGTGCTTCATTGTTCACCTACTAGATAAATCTATGATTGTTGTTTTAGATGTTCTTGCAGTTATATATACTAGAAATTGAACCAATGAAAGCAACTTTAAGTGGTTAATTTTAAACAAGCTTATAACCTGTGTGGTGCATGATGttctttaattttatatttttaataaatataatcatatactccctctgtcccgtATTGGTTGAGCTGCTCAAATTCATACGATTTTTAAGAAATTCTAGTTTGACTCCCCTAGATTCATTATCAGCCACACAATGTTGAACTAGTGGATGGATGACACCTAGGCATATTTTAAAGAATGTGGTTGTAAAATTCTTAAACATATGTTTTAAAAGACAAGTTCATTTTTTTTGGGACGTACATAAAAGGAAAGTGGGTTAACCcttttgggacggagggagtattataataatattatttattttttaatatatgtacatatatatcaTTCGTCAAATTGAATTAATTTGTAAAATTTATTGTATTGGTTGTATTATGTTTATATTTTGAATAAACAAtatagcatatatatatatatagtttctattttaaatttagtttttatttgatcatttgcctatatatatatttgtgtgtgtgtttaGTATTAAAACTCGTGTAAGTAGTGTTTGTATATACTCAATTAAGCTCATATAAATAGTGTTTGTATATATCTGTGTGTGACCAGATTAAAGACCGCCCGACCAAATTACCGATAAAACTTTCAATATTTCGTCTTTAATAATATAGAGTATGATATGTCTAATCTTAAGTTGCCACCAATACATGACCTATTGACAAGTCTGCCAAAAAATAGTGTAAGAAATGGTTAGATCTTGCCTCAGCCTCTTTGGGCAATTAGATATATATCTGGCTATTATTTAAGTAGCTGTGTATCTATTTTACAATTTTTAGCTTACGTTTCCTCGTAATACCATATTTTTCTTACAGCAAGTTTTGTTGCTCATTATTGGGAAGTGACATAATTTGTTCTCATAAATCAATTTGTTTGAAACACATGTATAGTCTTACACTACCAGTGGCTCTCTTTCCAACAATTTTTCTCTTAACAAAGGATGAGGAAAACCTATCAAAAGTCCCAACTAACACTCTAAACCTATCTTGACCAAATGATTATGCTACCTCTTCCTCCAATAattgttatgtgatttttatTGACATATCTTGTGGCAACTAACTGCACTATTGTATATGAACTCATGTATTCATCAATATCAATCCTAATTTTCTGTTTCTTGTCATAGTTCTAAAAATCAATATATTTAAAGTACCCTGTTTTGACTTTTAACTAACAAGAGGCATCTCATGGCTTGGCAGACCAAGGGTTAAGCAGAGACTGGTTCTCTATCACGGATTGATGCCCATATATATGGAGTTCTCAGACGATGCGGAGGAGACATTTTCTCGAGCTTTGAGGCTTTTAGTGGTGAGAGATGTTTTTCCTATTATTCTTTTACTTTTACTGCTTTTGCCATGTACTTTTTTTTATCTCCCTTTCTTTTTGGCGTCAGAGTAAGAATCTGATCAAGGATGGAGAATATGTAACTCTTGTCCAAAGTGGAGCACAGCCAATCTGGCGTCGAGAATCAAGTCACCATATTCAAGTTCGGCAGGTTCAAGGTTGATTTATTTCTTATGACATGGTAGTTCCTAAAAAATGCTTCCGAGTCTCATTTTATTTATGTCATGCAAACATGTGGAATGTCTTATTTTCCCCCCTCTATTTTCCTGTTACATATGATTACTTTTGTAGATGAAATTTTTTATGCTAATGACAAATTTTGAAGTTTTTTATAACATGAAATGTAAATTTAGTTTCTCTGTTAATCACGTTATCATGTATGTCCTGCTTTCGTTTTGGGAGGGGGTGAGGGAGGTTGTTTATGCCTTTTTTTATCAACCAGTATCAACAAACTCTGTTTTAGCCATATAAGCAGGATGTATTACATAAATTTCATTTCCTTTGTAATTTTTCGAGGAATATGCAGAAAATAAACTTAAAGTTGGTGTTTTTCGGATACACTCATCTCAAGCCGGACTTTGGTTCATTGTTCTCCAATTCCAGTTGGGTAGTATTTGGGGGTAAAGGGCCACGAGCACTAGAACTTTGGATTTCTATTGCTTAAGCAGCATAAGTCCTGTTTCATTGCAATATATTGAGGTATAGGCCTGTCAATCCAAGTTGTAACCTTGGTCTTTACAAGTACTTGTTTTGCAATGAAACAAGCGGAGAGTTAAATTGGTACCAGGAGAAAAAATGACTGAAAATTCGATTGGCACAGGATTTTGACTTACCAAGCTAAGGGAGCATGATTTACGTTTTATGATTGATTTTGTCAAGGAGGGGGGTGGCAATTTTTACGAACATAGAACTAGGAAGCACCTTTCTACTGTTAAGCATATTTAACAATAAACAGCCAACTAAATGTAAGCTGAATACCTAGCAATGCACTTTTAATTACATGAAAATGATACCCTCTCTTAGATATGTAAGTTTTACGAAACCTGCTGAGAAGTCACAAGACATACATATTTTTAAGGACTCTTGTACACACTTATTCCATGAACATACAACCAAATCACGAAATGAAATTCAGGGATATGTACATTCCTTCAATCAACAACAGACTAATTCACCGTAGTCGAAAGAGGTTATGCCCATATGCCACTTTTCTGATCTATTTCTTCAAAGTTTAAGAACTGCATATCGAATTCTTCAATGTTCAAGAACTGCAGATCGAattctgagtgtagcatacaAAATTCTCTCTATTAGGAGTCTAATTCCTCTCAACTTCTCAACAGAGTCTCTATGAAAATCTTAGTTGGGTCCTTAGGCTTCAAAGTTGCCCTTTTCATTTTCCTCGTACTTGCTTTCAAGCTTTATATTCTTGTACCATTTAGCACAAAATATGTAGGCTACAAAGTCTAGACCAGTCAAACCAGCCAACAGGAAGTAGAATCTGTCTAGGTGTCCATAGTTGAGATTTCCAGGAATCCATCCAGGCATGTGATCTTTGGTTGATATTTTCATAACCGCTGTCACGAGTAGGCTACTTACGTAGTTCCCAAGGGAGATCGACGTCATGCAAAGTGCACTTCCGAAGCTCTTGAGCCCATCTGGTGTTTGTGCATTGAAGAATTCCAGTTGACCTACATACATAAAAACTTCCGAAGCTCCTACTAGAGCATACTGAGGAATTTGCCAAAATATGCTCAAGGAGCTTGAGCCACTGCAGTGTTTGCAATCCTTTTGGGCATACTCGAGTCTGTAAATCTCTACTATTCCGGCTGAAACCATAGCCATTACTGCTATTACGAGTCCAACCCCCATCCTTTGAAGTTGGGTGAGCCCCTTAGATTCTACCTTTGTCTTTCTGGATCTGCTAAGCAGAGGACTGATAACTCTGTTGTACAGGAATATGAAAGTTGCTACGCTGAGAATGTCGAAGCTAGACATGCTGGCTGGGGGGATTCGAAAATTTGACAGTTTACTTGTCATAGCTTCACCTTGCACGACAAAGAGCGAGGCCATCTGAGTGAAAACCACTGAATAAAGGATGGTGCATAGCCAAATCGGGAGCAGTCTTAAGATACATTTCACTTCTTCAACTTGAGAAATTGGGCAGAGCTGCCACGGATTGTAAAGACCTGTCTCGAAATCTCTCGATGTAATGAAAGCAGCTTTATCCAAAAATCTGAAATATAGAAAAATATGTTTTATTTTTAGATACATATTTTTGTAACTTTGACTTAAAAACCTTTATGTATACTACATGTGTTCTTCACTCGATTAGCATCACTTACTTAAATTCATGAGTGTGAAGAATCCTCCTGGCACCATTCGACAGATTATCCTTGCCTCCAACTTCATAGAAATTCTCTTCTTCATGAGCCAATTCAACTCGCCACTTCTTCATCGCAGCAGCAAAGACTTGGAAAACTCTAGAAAGTGGGTTACCACTTGGCTTAAAATGCCTGTACCTTGATGTGCCTGCAAGAAACAGGACTAATGCAGCAAAAGCAGAGGCTGCCGAAGTCCAAAATCCTAGAGCCCAAAGTCCCTTGTCCTCAAAAAATACCAATACAGTGTTCGAGAAAAGAGACCCTAGGTTCAAGGCCAAGTAAAAGTAGCTGAAAAACGACACCTTCGAACGTCCTTCCTGGATGTTCTCCTCATCAAACTGATCAGCCCCAAATGTTGCAATATTTGGTTGGTATCCTCCATTCCCCAGAGCAATCATATAAATGGATAGATAAAACAACGCAATTTCCCAGCTTGAATGTGATCCACATGGTGTATCTGGAGTCCCACAACCTTTAGGCTTTATTAGGAAAAGATTTGTTGCCGCTGATAGTCCTACTAAACCCTGTAATGTACACAATTAGAATTCAAATTAGAAGAATAAAGTCTAAAGTTTCTTCAGGGACCAGTAATCTGAAGTGAACCTTTGGTCTTCTTTGTCATTTTAAGAGATCAAATATATAGCattgagtgataaaaacagtaaCAAACTGCTGAAGATATCAGTACTAGTTAATCTGGTATTCATTTCATGCTGATCAGGAAAAGTTAGATGGAAATTATAACAGTGAAGGTCAAAATTATGTGTTACACATTATTTGGCGACTGTGTTCTGTCCATCAGTTTCGCCATAAACACAATAGAACTGCCAAAAAGGATGCTCAGTCTTATATAAACGTGGCTGCAATGAATACGTGCAGTGTTTGAAAAATTCTCGACCGGTAGGCAAGCTTACCAGTTTGGACAATATATGATAGATGGTATTTCATTAAATACGGTTTTTTAATGAGGGGCTATCGACTTAGTATAAACGCGACAAAATATGCCAAGAATGATTCTCGACAGCCATATACGTCAGGTTACTAGTTCCACCATTTCCTTAAATTGAGTTTACTTGAACAGGGGTTGCAACTTAGTATTGAAAGACAAATTAGATTAAGAGTAATTACTTACAATGACGAAAATGGCCTGAAACACGGCACACGTTTTGTATCTTCCCCAGTAGGAATCACTGAGGAAAGCACCGACAAGAGAGAAAATGTAGACAGTTCCAGTCCATTTGCTAACGTTGTTAGCAGCCTCATAATTGCTTTGCTGCAGGACTCTTGTTAAGAACAGCACCAGATTGACCCCAACACCAAAGAATGCCAGAGTAGCCAATCCTTGATTCACTGTTAAAGTGTTAATTCAAAAAAATGCCATGCATGTTATAAGCAGCGCAACAATTTATCTCGATGGAAGAACCCTGTATGTAATTAGCTGGTTATAAAATTAATGTAAATAAACCCTCGTCTTCTAGTGGCCTTAAGTGACTATGTTATGTAGTGACTATGTTATGTGTCAGTTGTCGAAATTTAAAACTTTTTTTTGTCATTTTTAccagttttttttaaaaatgtagGTGCTAAAATTAGTATATCAACCATATAATCTCTAATTTATGATCATATaactataaataaaattaaatatgaCTCAAAAAATTATAAAGATTTACTAGTATTATAGGGTCCCTTAATATTTTTTTAATGGGGCCactttataaaatataaatatttatacattaaaatattaataaaaaattgcTAATTTTTTGTTCTGTGAGGGCACAAGTCACGTTGGTCCCCGCATAAATTCGCCTTCGCTCATCTCCATCAGGCGCAACTCCATAAAAACAGTTTATATTTGAAGTACTCCTAGATATTTTGAAATTACTAATTCATCGTTCACTTGCATTTCTAAACTTTTTTTTAAATCTTATATAGATTCCATtagtaaatatttatttaaaaaagttttaaaaaagtACGTAATTACGTGATCAATGCACTTTAAAATACATAAACAAATTTAAAGTAAGTATGTGATCGTATTGGAGTATTAGGAAAATGATACTGAACATACACATCTTGTGAATTCATAAAAGCATTAACGTAGTAGTAAAAATGGTGTTTTGTGCTGGAAAGCTGAAATAGAAATGGAACTAAAAATAGAAAACGGAAAGGAGACTCAAAATTGGACGGAAAGGAATATGTAACGGAAACTAAAGTAAAGTCCAGTTAGCTAAAACACACATGTGGCATGAAGGAGCGACACAGGGTACACGTGTCACCATTCTACTTCATGCATGCAAATATGAATTTAATACCATCCTCACTCTTGAACGTAACTCTGTCTAGAATTAAGGAAGTGTGCATGCATATTTCACGCAAATACTGACACGTGTCTATACTAACACCACTGATAATTCTAGTGAAATAAGCACTTCATTTTTTTGCTGCAACATAGTCCTTATCCAAAAAAAGTAGTATAGTTCTTTTTATTTTGTAATTACACTTGTAAGATGATAAAAGAAGGGTAGTGTTATTTACGGTACAAAATTTTAAATTCTAGAGCAAAATGTTATTGGAAGGACGGAAAAGCTCTCATGTTGGTTTTTAATTTGTTTATTATTGTATTAGGGGTCATTTGTCTTTTTAATGCTCTGAAATTTAAAATGTTGCTCTGAAAATAATACTTTCCTAAAGAAGTGACAGCATGACATTTActgaaatatttttttttcttttataatgactaataatattattatataagAATAAATATGTTAAAAACCCATTTTAAATTAACATAAATATATTTTAGgttattgactaataaatattcttttaaattaACATAAATATACTTAAGAAAGAAAACACCTTGTTTTCGTTTGAAACTGAATGGGTCTAGTTTGTAACAGACTAATTTAGGTTATTGAAAGAGATTTTCCATCATTTCTGGTAATTAACTGGTGGCCCACAAAACTAGAACCAACCCAATGCTTTTAATTGAatacattttttttaaagaaGAAAAAAACCAATACCAGAAAATGATATACAATGAGCTTTACTCTTCTAATAATAAAGTCAGATGGGATTTGGGAATATGAAATTTAACAGATTTTCGGTTAAGTGCATCTAACAAATTATGGTATCGGAATCTAAAAGTTATAGAGTAATTAATTTCTCATCGGTGCATCATAACTATAGGTGTAGTGGTTCAATATTTTGGCTCCCCTGCAACAGGTGTTCTAACTAAAAAAACAATATACAGGCCAGCTTATAACAGTTTCTGTTGGAAAATAGAACAATAGAGTATATGTATAAGAGATAAAGATGAAACACATAAGTGTCAAacataaattaaaaaattaaagaGATAAGTACTGGTGTATATCAGCGCCTCCACTTTGAAACATAACAACAGTTGAGTGAGGTCAGTGACAGTGAGCTAGTGTGTGTTTGGGGAACTAGTAGGCTAGGCAGCAGCTTACCAAGAATAATGGTTCCAGCGAACCATCGACCACTTGTTTCTCGGATTGCGGGTCGTCCATAGCAATCAACTGAACCATCTAGACTGcactcttcttcttcttcttcttctcctttgtaTTTGCTTCCCTCCTGCAATTTCAAATCAACGAAATCAAcaacaaatttaaacaaactTCTCCTTTTTTATACGAAACTAAATTGTAGTATATAAGATATCAATTGTAAGCGAAAAATTTAAGAAAGATGAAAGGTGATGAATGACAAAAACAACTTGATTACCTCCTTGGAAAATTGTAGGCAGATAGCCATTTTGTTGATATGATCGATTGGTAGAATTGATTGTTTTTGCTTAAGGGAATTGCGTTTTGGTAACTTTGGAGTGTAAATGAATATATGGAGAGCAATGGCACAGATACAATTTATACAATTGAAGGAAAGGGATGCCAGTATATATAGACTCTAGAAGATTCTTATTGACGGTGGAGATGTAAAGTTGATACCCCGGAACTAGACATGAATTAAAGAAATCTAAGGGGTCGTTTGGTCGAGAGAATTTGAATATTAGTTACGAGTTTTGTTCATTCCCAATCATACCTAATGTTTGGTTTATGATTTGTATTAGTTAAAACCCATATTTGATAAGTATCATATTTACTTTTATTATTCATCtttatttttatgattaaatataatttatgtacacatgttttaaatttgaaatattatttaattttttaaaaaattatactaataTTTATCTAATGCAAATTTtaagatttaatttattaaaaaatattaaattattattaattggtTAAATTATATTTTACTAATCATATACTTCCttagtaaatttttattttttaaattgtGTAAGAATTTAATTTCAATGTACAATGTATACTTGCATATAATATTATAATCAAAATTGAAATAttgattatatttaaaataaaacagatTCATTCCGGTACCGAACCAGACACATAATATCAGGAATCATTTCTCATCTCCATATCAGTCTAACCCGATTCCTGATTCCAAACTCATACGAACTTGTGAACCAAACGACTTCTAAGTACAGGGGAGCTTTATTCTAAAAATCATCGATTTGATgaattaattatttgattaatcaTTTTAATATACTCTGTTGATTCGATGTTATAATCAGATTAATCACTGCACCTTTTGTTTAAagtaatatatttaatttaataaattaattatttttatattttattaaacaAATTCGATTAATGTTTCATTTAAATCGATCCGATTAATTACCGATTATCCGATTAATCCTCTATCAAACAATACCGCTTTCAACTATTTATAATAATGGTTGGGAGTTTTTATTGGGAAACCAATATAAATGTGCCATAGTTTTCTATCTATTACTTCTATTACCGTAAACTAACTTAAATCCCGTGTAATGTATTGCACAGATTTGTTAACattcaaataattttaaaattttgtttatCTAATCAGTTAATAACTTtagtatatttatataaatatataataattatagatTTATAATAGAAATATTAAAAGAATTAGTAAAAAGTTGTGGTCGTATTATAGTAGCATAAGTTTAACGGAATAAGAGGGCTATATCTAGTAATTTAGCAATTTAGTATACGCTtcatttatgtatatttatattttttcataacttatttcaaaatctattttaaattgacaattccaaaaaaaatatattaaaatacaAGTATAAGAACTTTAATAATGTCAAAATTTACAAACTCTAATATAGTCCAAGAAGTTTAAAGACAAATTATACACTCAAATTCATTTTTGAAATAAAACAATACAATGATATTTAAATAGGACAGCAAGAATTCTtcataataaaaaaaaatattagtGAAATATGAGACTTTAAGAACGTTCTCTGCAGTTTTGAAAAAAATACTTAAATAAacaatcaataaaatatagtacTAAATTTATGGCCAAGAGTCTGGCTGCTAAGCTTAATGATCATGTAATTTTTCAACTTAAACATAGATGATTAAACAATTATTTATTGACTTTAAAGAACAAGTTCTACAGTATAACTCACCTATATATGATCTTTGAACTATTATTTAGTCTttgtttttaataataataatcttatTATTCGTACATTTAGTCTATGGTTATTAATGTGTGTTACATGTGAAACTTGAAATAAAAAACTtgaaataaaattatattaaaggACTAGACTTTGTAGAATAGTAGACTAAATATGTATAGACAATGAGTCTTGATTCAACACAAAGATAATTagaaataataaaaaatatttttattgtaatatatatattttattattatacgGAACCCGGTTATAAATGGATCGGATTGGTCTAAATCCATATCTGCTCCATTTATAATCAAATTTTTTTTATTGAATCGGATCCCAGATCAAATTTTTAATAGGTTGATCAATATATGCTAAAATTACCGAGAATCGAATCGGGTCGGAACGGATTTTTGCTCGATTGACAGGCTTACCTTTTACTTACAAATTTCATGTAGCTACCATATATACAATATagtttttatttcattttaaaattcttattatATAAGACACATTCTCTCTTTTTATCAAATCCTTTTTTATAACTTTAACTTTTGAGTTAATAAAATGTTG
Encoded here:
- the LOC141664245 gene encoding protein NRT1/ PTR FAMILY 7.3-like encodes the protein MAICLQFSKEEGSKYKGEEEEEEECSLDGSVDCYGRPAIRETSGRWFAGTIILVNQGLATLAFFGVGVNLVLFLTRVLQQSNYEAANNVSKWTGTVYIFSLVGAFLSDSYWGRYKTCAVFQAIFVIGLVGLSAATNLFLIKPKGCGTPDTPCGSHSSWEIALFYLSIYMIALGNGGYQPNIATFGADQFDEENIQEGRSKVSFFSYFYLALNLGSLFSNTVLVFFEDKGLWALGFWTSAASAFAALVLFLAGTSRYRHFKPSGNPLSRVFQVFAAAMKKWRVELAHEEENFYEVGGKDNLSNGARRILHTHEFKFLDKAAFITSRDFETGLYNPWQLCPISQVEEVKCILRLLPIWLCTILYSVVFTQMASLFVVQGEAMTSKLSNFRIPPASMSSFDILSVATFIFLYNRVISPLLSRSRKTKVESKGLTQLQRMGVGLVIAVMAMVSAGIVEIYRLEYAQKDCKHCSGSSSLSIFWQIPQYALVGASEVFMYVGQLEFFNAQTPDGLKSFGSALCMTSISLGNYVSSLLVTAVMKISTKDHMPGWIPGNLNYGHLDRFYFLLAGLTGLDFVAYIFCAKWYKNIKLESKYEENEKGNFEA